The segment TGCGCATCATGTTCATCAGATCGTCGACCTCATCCTCCGGTCGCTTCCAGTTTTCGGAGCTGAAGGCGTACAGCGTCAGGCACTCAATGGACGTGTCATGCAAGCTGCGGACGAGCTTGCGCACCGCCTCCACCCCGCGTTGGTGCCCGACCACGCGCGGCAGGTGGCGCGCCTTGGCCCAGCGCCCGTTGCCGTCCATGATGATCGCAACGTGCCGTGCGACCCCGGCCTCGTTCGTCACCCACGCGCTCCCGTCCGGGTGCTCACTGAGTGAGGATCTCCTTCACCTTCGCCGCGACGACGGCATCGGTGTCGGCGACGTGCGCGTCGGTCAGCTTCTGGACGTCTTCCTCTGACCGCTTGCGATCGTCTTCGGAGATGTCCTTCTTCTTCTCGTCGTCCTTCAGGTTCTCCATCCCGTCGCGGCGGACGTTGCGGATCGCGATCTTGGCCTTTTCGCCGTATTCGCCGGCCAGCTTGGCCAGTTCCTTGCGCCGTTCCTGCGTCAGGTCGGGCAGCGGCAGCCGCAGGGTCTGGCCGTCGATCATGGGGTTCAGGCCTAGGTTGGCCTTGGCGATGCCCTTTTCCACCGCGGTGAGGTTCGCCTTGTCCCACACCTGGACGCTGAGCATCCGCGGCTCGGGCGCCGACACGGTGGCGACCTGGTTCAAAGGCATCATCGCGCCGTACACTTCGCACACCACCGGATCGAGCAGCGCAACATTGGCGCGCCCGGTCCTGAGGCCGCCGAGATCGCTTTTGAGCGATTCCACCGCGCCCTTCATCCGCCGCTCGATGTCGGCCTTGTCATACTTTGCCATCAGGCTTCTCCCGCGTCATCGGATTGAACGATTGTCTGCACGCCCTGCCCGCTCAGCACCCGCGCCAGATTGCCCTGTTCGCGGATCGAGAACACCACGATCGGGATGTCATTATCGCGGCACAGCGCCACGGCGGATGCGTCCATCACCTTGAGATTGTCTGCCAACACCCGGTCGTAAGTCACGGTATCGAAACGGCGGGCGGTCTGGTTTTTCTTGGGATCGCTGTCGTACACACCGTCGACGCTGGTCCCTTTCAGCAGGGCATCGCAGCGCATCTCGGCCGCGCGCAGGGCGGCGCCGCTGTCGGTGGTGAAGTACGGCGCGCCGACGCCGGCAGCGAAGATCACCACGCGGCCTTTTTCGAGATGCCGTTCGGCGCGGCGGCGGATCACCGGTTCGCACACTGTGTCCATCTGCACCGCTGACTGG is part of the Altererythrobacter sp. TH136 genome and harbors:
- the frr gene encoding ribosome recycling factor, giving the protein MAKYDKADIERRMKGAVESLKSDLGGLRTGRANVALLDPVVCEVYGAMMPLNQVATVSAPEPRMLSVQVWDKANLTAVEKGIAKANLGLNPMIDGQTLRLPLPDLTQERRKELAKLAGEYGEKAKIAIRNVRRDGMENLKDDEKKKDISEDDRKRSEEDVQKLTDAHVADTDAVVAAKVKEILTQ
- the pyrH gene encoding UMP kinase: MALPPLKRVLLKLSGEVLMGSQQFGIDPAFVAELAQEVKAAKDTGLEICLVIGGGNIFRGMAGAAAGMDRAQADYMGMLATVMNALAMQNALEQIGVQTRVQSAVQMDTVCEPVIRRRAERHLEKGRVVIFAAGVGAPYFTTDSGAALRAAEMRCDALLKGTSVDGVYDSDPKKNQTARRFDTVTYDRVLADNLKVMDASAVALCRDNDIPIVVFSIREQGNLARVLSGQGVQTIVQSDDAGEA